A region of the Muricauda sp. MAR_2010_75 genome:
AGAGGCATGATAATAGGCTGCCAATCCATAAATGGCAAAAGAGTTTCCATAAGCTGTTTTGTTTCCTTCCATCGGTTCACCTTCTTTGGTAACCATCGTATGGAACCCTCCATTGATCTTATCCCACATGTGATCTCTTAAAAATTGAAACCCATGTTCGGCATAGGACAGATATTCTTCTTTTCGGGCAGGATTATTTTCAGCCGCCACAGCATTGGTCCAAACATGCCTGGCCTGGGTAACGATCATTTTATTCTGATTTTCACCCACTTTAAAATCATAAGTAAGGTTACTGTAATAGCCACCGTCAACCGTATCTATGGCCAAGGGAAACCATTTGTCCAACAGTTGCTCATTGGCGGCATTTTCCAATGCTGTTATAAGGTTATCATTAACCGTATTTTTTTTCTCCTTTGGGGAACATCCGGTGAGTAATGCAATCAGTAAAAAAGAAAGTGTCCAGCTGTTTTTCATGGTTATAGTTGATATGTGCACACTAAAGATAGAACAATCCAATGTTTTTGGCATTGGCAGGGGAATTCTTAAATATTTAAGTCAAAAAGTGAAAAATTTTTGACCTCATTTGAAAGGAACTGGCATTCCTTGGGACTAAAACCGAAATCCAACAGATTTTCCTGTGGATAAGTAGCATAAAATATTCAAGTATTGCACATGAAAAAGGTGATATTGGCCCTGTTCATTCTATCAGGTGTTTTTCTTCAGGCACAGTCCATAGATTATAATACCAAAAGAGGTTACGCTGCCAACGGTTATGATGTGGTTTCCTATTTTGAGGGCAAACCCACAGAAGGACTTAAGGAAATTTCAACGAAATACGATGGTATCAATTATAAATTTTCCAATCAGGAAAACTTAAAGAAGTTCAAAACCAATCCCTCCAAATATATGCCACAATATGGGGGTTACTGCGCCTATGCTGTGGCCGTATCGGGCAAAAAAGTGAACATCAATCCGGAAACCTATGAAATCAGGGACGGCAAATTGTACCTTTTTTACAATGCGGGAAGAACCAATACGCTTGAACTTTGGCTTAACGAATCTCCCAACGAGTTAATGTCAAAAGCCGATACGAATTGGGAAAAAATAAAAAAACAGTAACGTTATTGGAGTTTGTTAGTCTAAAATATAGGGAAGATGTTGTGTCAGCACATTTGATATTCCTATTTTAGAATGAGTTACGTTGCCTGTTTCCCAATACGCTGGGAATTGTGTTACGCCATAATTATATGATGCAGAACTATATAAAAGTTTGTTTTTCGGGTCTTCTGATAAGCTTTTTGGGCGCTTTGCCCTTGGGAACTTTGAATTTGACGGCTTTTGATATAGCTGCCTCCCAAGATTTGGTTTCGGCCTTATGGTTTTCTGTTGCGGTGGTCTTGGTAGAGCTGATTGTGGTTCGACTGACCTTATTCGGAAATGAACGTTTACAGTTAAGTGACAAATTGATGATATACCTACTGCCATTGGGGATTCTCTTGTTGTTATATCTGTCCATAACCAGTTTTGTGGATGCAGCCAGTGTTTCCAAAGCCAGCTCCAAGGTTAATCTATTGCCGCAACTCCAATCCACCTTTGTATTGGGACTTTTGTTAAGTGCCTTGAACCCATTGCAAATCCCGTTTTGGATGACATGGAACAAGGTCTTGGAAAAAAAGGATGTTCTTACGGCTTCAAAAAGCTCATACACCTTTTACTTAGTGGGAATTGGGTTGGGTACCATGTTGGGGTTGGCCATTTTTATGCTGTTGGGCAACTCTGTTTTTACCAACTACGGCAACTATGGATTGATTACAAATCTATTAATGGGGGTGCTGTACCTTGGATTTTCTTTCTATCTTATGTTCATATTTTTCAAACAACGACCTAATTATAAAACACCTTAAGCATCATGTTCAAATCTACCATAGATACCCTTGAGCAGTTTATGCAAATTCTTCTGCAACTTCCAGAGGATTGCTACGCACAGTCGTGCAAAGTACTATCCAATTCAAGCATTGGTCAGCACACAAGACATATCATTGAACTTTATCTTTGCTTGATTCGCGGGTACGACACTGCGGATGTCTCCTATGATCGTAGGGAGCGCAACCATAAAATTGAAAACGAGCTTCCGTATGCCATTGAGCAGTTGAAATTGATACAGACCCAATTGGAACGCCCCAACAAGCCTGTAAAGGTTACCTATGAGTTGGGTGATTCTGAAACGTGTTTGGACTCAAATTACTTTCGGGAGGTGATGTACAATTTGGAGCATACCATTCACCATCACGCCCTCATAAAAGTGGGCATAGAACATTTTACGACCCTTCAACTTCCAGAATCATTTGGGGTGGCCCCGTCCACCATGCAACACCGACAGGCATGTGTACAGTAAGTTTTATTTCGCGAAAAGATCGTTATTTCATCACCTCCAATCGTGATGAGCATATTTCACGTCCATTGGCCTATAAGCCCAAGGAAGATACCATTAATGATGTAAAAGTTTTGTTTCCCAAGGATCCAAAGGCCGGAGGTACATGGTTTGCCCTAAATGAATATGGGGTGGTCTCCGTTTTATTGAACGGGGCTTATGTACGCCATCAATCCAAGGGAAATTATGCCAAGAGCAGGGGATTGGTGCTGCTGGATGTAATCAGCTCCCTCAATCCCGAAATGACCCTTCAACAGCTGGACTTGCACAACATTGAACCCTTTACCCTTATATTGCTCAATGGAAGTTTGTTGGAATTCCGATGGGATGGCAATCAAAAGTATTTTACCCCTTTGGATAAAACCCAAGACCATATTTGGTCTTCTGTAACCCTGTATAATGATGATGTAATAGCCAAGCGGGCATCCCTTTTTGAGACGTTTTTGAAGAAAACAAACTGGATTGAAGCTGCAGATGTTGTGGATTTTCATTCCAACAACCATGAAGACTTTGAAAATGGATTTGTCATTGATAGGGATACGGGTCTGAAGACTTTTAGCGTGACCCAGGTTGTGCTAAATCAAGAAGAAGCATTGATGCGTCATATCGATTTGCTCAAAGATGCCGCCTATGAGGTGCCGTTTTCACCCAATGATTCACTTTCAGTATCCGTAAAATGAGTGCTTGGAAATTAAAATGGCACAAACTCACCCATTGGGAATACTGGCCATTCTGGGCCATTTATTACCCACTTTTTCCTGTTTGGTTATACTATTCCATCAAGGCCCGCTCTTTTTTCTTTTTTAATGCTGCAAACCCATCCATGAAAAATGGGGGCATGGCCATGGAATCCAAGATGTCCATATATGATATGGTTCCCCAAAAATATATTCCCAGAACGGTTTACATTGATAAAGATGAGTTGCCGGAACAGGCTTTGGAACGCATATTGACCTCGGATATTTGTTTTCCTTTTATCGCTAAACCGGATATTGGCCTGAAAGCGTTTGGGGTGGACAAAATCCATAATAAAAATGAATTTAGAAAGTACCTGTCAAGGACACCCTCCCATTTTTTGGTACAGGAACTCATTCCTTTTACTAAAGAAGTGGGTATTTTTTATGTGCGGAAGCCCGGGGAGGATAAGGGCAAGATCACGGGCATTGTCTCCAAGGAGTTTCTTTCCGTGATTGGTGATGGAAAAAAGACAATTTTAGAATTGATTAAAAAGGACCCAAGAAGCCATTTACAATTAAAGACACTTCAACAAAAGTTTGGGGAGGAACTCAACAAAGTGCTCACCGAAGGTGAAGAATTTATTTTAGTACCGTACGGAAGCCACACCAGAGGGGCCAAGTTTGTGGATTTTACCCATAAAGTCAACCCTGGTTTGGAACGTGTCATTGATACTATCTGTTCCCAGATAGAAGGGTTTCATTACGGCCGTTTGGATGTACTCCATAACTCTTTTGAAGAATTGTGTGAGGGCAAAAATTTCAGTGTGATTGAAATCAATGGGGCGGGGGGTGAGGCCACCCATATTTACGACCCCCAACATTCGCTCTTTTTTGCATGGCGTGAAATTACCAAGCATTGGGGTCTTATGAACGAGGTGAGCATCCTCAACCATAAAAAGGGACACTCCTACTTAAGTTTTAGAGGGGGCAGGGCCATGCTCAGGGAACACCATGCCTTGGAGGCCCAGATTCGGATGGTTTAATAAGCGGCTTTGTCATTTCGACAGAGCGAGGAACGAGCGACGAGAAATCTAAAAGGGGATGAGATTCCTCCTCATGCTTTGTTCGGTATGACATTATTTTCTTTGTTCAATAATCAGATTCAAAACTTCTGGGGCATGAGGTATGTGTTCCAATCTTCTAAACTGATCACGCCATCCGTATTCTACACCATATGTAAAAATCTTGTTCGACCAAGGCTTTTCATAATAAAAGAGAATTGTGCCAACATCATTTGAGTACTCTCTAAGTATAGGTTTAGGCAATAAATTGATACGATAACTTTTTATTCTTTTCCTAAGAAACCAGTATTCAACGAAAATTCTCTCATTGGTGATGGCATATTTAAGTTTAGATTTTCTAATTCTATTTAAAAAAGTTATTGCCATCAATCGGAAAACAGCAATGATTATAAATAATATTCCAAAAATTTTCAGAAAAATGGGAGCATTGGTTGCAAACAAAATAAAGGTGTATATCAAGAAAACTTTGAGTAATATAAAACCTATTATATAAAGTATACTTTCATATAGGAAGTTTGATTTCTTGACTATAGGTTGTCCATACCATAAAATTTTCTCTTTGGGATCTAAGTATTTGGCAAATCTATTTTCCAAAAAATTGACTTGTTAATGATGATAGGAGGGAGGTGAAATTACTATTTTTTGAGGACTTATTTTTTATATGCACCCAACGCCTCCCTAAAAAACTGCAACCCAATTTCCTCAGTAATGTCCGAGGCTGACAGAACCGCTCCCTTAAAACCATTATTGTGCCACTTGCCCTGTGATAAAGGTGGAAAAGCCCAAGTACGTAAAGCGGTATTGCCGCGATAACCACTGATATAAAAATAAAAATCATCTACCATGTTATCTGGAATGGCCAAGCCCAGACCCATAGATTTACCAGACCCATCATGCAAATGGGCAAAGGCACCCGTATCAAAATGGTGGGGCCACACCCGTACGTCTGACTTCAAGTTTTGCTCTTTTAAAAAAGTGGTCAGAACATTTTGCGCCAAAGTTCTGATTTGGATCAGTTCTTGTACTTCATCATCGCTGGTCAATTCAAATATGTTTTTTTCATCCATCTGGTAAGGGAGTTTATAATGGAGGTCATATTTGTAGGGTCTTGTAAAATGGGAAGATTTAGCCATTGTTTTCAACCATTCCAACACTTCCATATGGGTTTTTCCCTTTAGGGAAAGGAATTGGGGCGTGGTGGATTTCCATTCCAATGCAAAAGTAGTGTAGTTCAGCGCTAATTGGATTCCAGTGTCATCCAAAGGCCAGGTCAACAGACTTTTTTTGGCAACCGAAAATCCCAAATTGGTATGGCTGTCATCCTCTTTATGTGCCAAGAAACTCTTTCCGGCCATGGCCAGATATTGGGAGGCTAAATGGAATTGTTGAATCATTTTCATGGTGACGCGGTGTGTCCCCTGAAAATACGAAAATTAAGTGGTTTTAAGAATCTTTCCCAACCAATTGCAACTTCTGTTTTATGGTTTTGATGATGATGGGGGCGTGGATTCGCGAGTTTTCAATAAACCATTTGTGGGTTTCCATTCCACCGCAGATCACCCCGGCCAAAAACAGCCCTGGAACGTTGGTTTCCATCGTTTCTGGGTCATAAGACGGCAACCGTTTTTCATCGGCTGAAAGTTGAATGCCAAGTTTTTCGAGAAACTCAAAATTGGGCATATAACCTGTTAGTGCCAGCACAAAATCGTTGGCAAGGGTCACCTCACCTTCCGGAGTGTTAAGAATAATTTCATGGGGTTTGATTTCTTTTACGGTGGAGTTGTAATAGGCTTTTATGCTGCCTTCCTCAATCCGGTTAATAATATCGGGACGTACCCAATATTTGACTCGCTGGCCCACTTCCGGCCCACGAATGATCAAGGTGACTTCTGCACCTTTCCGCCAGCATTCCAAGGCGGCATCGATGGCAGAATTACTGGCACCGATTACCACTAATTTTTGACTGGCGTAAAAATGGGGGTCTTTGTAATAGTGCGAAACCTTTGGTAAATCTTCCCCAGGCACATTAATTTTATTGGGCAAATCGTAAAATCCGGTGGCCACGATGACATTTTTGGCTTGGTACTGATCTTTGTCCGTTTCTACAGTGAAAGATTCCCCTTCTTTTTCCACGTCCAATACCTTTTCAAAAAGATGGATGTTTAAATCGTTTGAGGTTACAATACGGCGATAATATTCCAAAGCCTCATTTCTTTTGGGCTTTGCTTCTTTACTGATGAAAGGAATCTCATCAATCTCCAGCTTTTCCGAGGAGGAGAAAAACTGCATGTTGATAGGGTAGTTGAACAATGAATTTACAATGGGACCTTTTTCAATGATCACATAGGTAACCCCTTGCTTTTTTGCCTCTAGACCACAAGCAATGCCAATAGGCCCCCCTCCAATGATGACAACATCAAACTCTTGCATTAGGCAATCTCTTCTTTTAAATCTTTAATGGTTTGGGTTGGATTCTCGCTTGAAAACACAAAATTACCAGCAACCAATACATCCACACCTGCATCCACCAACTTTTTTGCATTGGTCGCATTTACCCCACCATCAATTTCAACAAGAGCACTGGAATTTTTCTGTTGGATGAGATTTTTTAGGTCTTTTACTTTTTTGTAGGTGTGCTCAATAAAGGATTGACCGCCAAAACCTGGGTTTACACTCATCAAGTTCACAATATCAACCTCTTGTATGATATCTTCCAATAGGTCAATAGAAGTGTGTGGGTTCAGGGCCACTCCAGCTTTCATGCCTTCGGCCTTTATGGCCTGAAGGGTTCTGTGCAAATGGGGACAGGCTTCATAATGCACCGTAAGGTTATTGACCCCAAGCTCGGCAAACGTTTTAATGTACCTGTCTGGGTCAACAATCATAAGGTGCATATCCAACGTTTTCTTGGCATGCTTGGCAATGGCCTTCAC
Encoded here:
- a CDS encoding YHS domain-containing (seleno)protein, which codes for MKKVILALFILSGVFLQAQSIDYNTKRGYAANGYDVVSYFEGKPTEGLKEISTKYDGINYKFSNQENLKKFKTNPSKYMPQYGGYCAYAVAVSGKKVNINPETYEIRDGKLYLFYNAGRTNTLELWLNESPNELMSKADTNWEKIKKQ
- a CDS encoding LysE family transporter, whose amino-acid sequence is MQNYIKVCFSGLLISFLGALPLGTLNLTAFDIAASQDLVSALWFSVAVVLVELIVVRLTLFGNERLQLSDKLMIYLLPLGILLLLYLSITSFVDAASVSKASSKVNLLPQLQSTFVLGLLLSALNPLQIPFWMTWNKVLEKKDVLTASKSSYTFYLVGIGLGTMLGLAIFMLLGNSVFTNYGNYGLITNLLMGVLYLGFSFYLMFIFFKQRPNYKTP
- a CDS encoding NRDE family protein is translated as MCTVSFISRKDRYFITSNRDEHISRPLAYKPKEDTINDVKVLFPKDPKAGGTWFALNEYGVVSVLLNGAYVRHQSKGNYAKSRGLVLLDVISSLNPEMTLQQLDLHNIEPFTLILLNGSLLEFRWDGNQKYFTPLDKTQDHIWSSVTLYNDDVIAKRASLFETFLKKTNWIEAADVVDFHSNNHEDFENGFVIDRDTGLKTFSVTQVVLNQEEALMRHIDLLKDAAYEVPFSPNDSLSVSVK
- a CDS encoding YpdA family putative bacillithiol disulfide reductase produces the protein MQEFDVVIIGGGPIGIACGLEAKKQGVTYVIIEKGPIVNSLFNYPINMQFFSSSEKLEIDEIPFISKEAKPKRNEALEYYRRIVTSNDLNIHLFEKVLDVEKEGESFTVETDKDQYQAKNVIVATGFYDLPNKINVPGEDLPKVSHYYKDPHFYASQKLVVIGASNSAIDAALECWRKGAEVTLIIRGPEVGQRVKYWVRPDIINRIEEGSIKAYYNSTVKEIKPHEIILNTPEGEVTLANDFVLALTGYMPNFEFLEKLGIQLSADEKRLPSYDPETMETNVPGLFLAGVICGGMETHKWFIENSRIHAPIIIKTIKQKLQLVGKDS
- a CDS encoding replication initiation protein is translated as MKMIQQFHLASQYLAMAGKSFLAHKEDDSHTNLGFSVAKKSLLTWPLDDTGIQLALNYTTFALEWKSTTPQFLSLKGKTHMEVLEWLKTMAKSSHFTRPYKYDLHYKLPYQMDEKNIFELTSDDEVQELIQIRTLAQNVLTTFLKEQNLKSDVRVWPHHFDTGAFAHLHDGSGKSMGLGLAIPDNMVDDFYFYISGYRGNTALRTWAFPPLSQGKWHNNGFKGAVLSASDITEEIGLQFFREALGAYKK
- a CDS encoding D-alanine--D-alanine ligase — encoded protein: MSAWKLKWHKLTHWEYWPFWAIYYPLFPVWLYYSIKARSFFFFNAANPSMKNGGMAMESKMSIYDMVPQKYIPRTVYIDKDELPEQALERILTSDICFPFIAKPDIGLKAFGVDKIHNKNEFRKYLSRTPSHFLVQELIPFTKEVGIFYVRKPGEDKGKITGIVSKEFLSVIGDGKKTILELIKKDPRSHLQLKTLQQKFGEELNKVLTEGEEFILVPYGSHTRGAKFVDFTHKVNPGLERVIDTICSQIEGFHYGRLDVLHNSFEELCEGKNFSVIEINGAGGEATHIYDPQHSLFFAWREITKHWGLMNEVSILNHKKGHSYLSFRGGRAMLREHHALEAQIRMV
- the rpe gene encoding ribulose-phosphate 3-epimerase, with the translated sequence MSKKIIAPSLLASDFANLQRDIEMVNQSEADWFHLDIMDGIFVPNISFGMPVVKAIAKHAKKTLDMHLMIVDPDRYIKTFAELGVNNLTVHYEACPHLHRTLQAIKAEGMKAGVALNPHTSIDLLEDIIQEVDIVNLMSVNPGFGGQSFIEHTYKKVKDLKNLIQQKNSSALVEIDGGVNATNAKKLVDAGVDVLVAGNFVFSSENPTQTIKDLKEEIA